GACTCTCGTGTTCTGCCATTGTTGTATTTTCTTCTTAAGAGGTTTttggaaaaatatatattgacaCAACTTTACAGTCCTTATCAGACCTTACGAGCTCGCGACACCAAAAAGGTAAATAATGGCGAACTATCCAGAGAACCTATTCTTCTAATTTAAAGCTAAACTTCCTGTCCGCATTGTTAACATTCATGTATTCAGAGTTTACTGCAAAAGTGTCTGATATTAAGCAAATAAATagtaaataagtaaataagATATTGAAAAGTCGATTGGCTATAGACGTATTCAGGGTTCTCGTTTTCAGTAGTAACCTACATAGAATTTAAACTGTAACGAATATTATCCAACTTAAGTCGTCATTATCAAATAAACTTGTTGCTTTCACCGAGAAGTAGCCTTGACCCGTTAAACGTTTCTCCTTGCTCTTTTTCCTAGACTTTCTCTCGTCCCGACTCATTCCCTACCCGACTCACGggtgctcctcctcctgttcagaGGTGTTGGTCAGTGTTCGCCGCGTGAGGAATAAAATAAATATGGTAACAATCTTCCAGGATAGATTAatgtttttgtatattttaaagATAACGAAACGAAGAATTATATTTAAAAGTATTACATGTCATTGTCATAATGTTCTTTACaattaaacatacatttcaaaCAGTAGGCCAGTATTCAGTTTTCTGCAAAGAGACGGTGAAGATAAACCTAGTAAACCCAAGCATGTGCTACTCATGCTGCACCAATCTAtggattacatttttttttttaataaaatgccAATGCTTACAACATGAATACACAATTCAAAATAGTAGGTTTCTGATGACAGGTATGCTGCTATATCACCATAAAACCGCCAAACTTCAAATACCCAAGACTTCCTAAGTTCCTGATGCACACAAAATGCAACAACTGACCTGCTATGACATCTAGTGTTTAAATAGTGGTACTGTGTTGTTGGATGACAACACTAACCCTGTtttattatcaaaatgataatGAGTGCAGTAGCATTACAGACGACACCAAAACGACATTGTGTCAACATGTTTAAGAAATTCAAATGTTCAAATAACATTAAACAAATAGATAGGAAAAAGCTTTTATTCAAACGTATTTTCtatataaaacatttatttaagcAGTATTATTTTTGCAAAAGCTAAAGTTAAAGTTCTTCATTTAGTTTTTGTCTGTCATCTCTGACTTGACAAAATGCAAAGCAATTTTGACAGAATTACTGACAAATCCCAAAACACTAGCTCCTGCTGAAAACAATTATCCCCAGTCTCTACTGTGAGAGTAGTGAGCCCCCAAAAATGATGGTGGAAGACGCAGCGTTTGCCCAAGAGTTGCCACAGTTCTGGGTCACGTACACCAGGCCTCCTCTGCGCAGGAAGGTCATGTACGTTCGCAGGCTGCCAACAGAGGAGGGGCTGGTGACCTgggtgtgagagacagaaaccCAGTAACCGTTGACGACAAGCCACAGGTCTGTTTTACCACCACTGGTAGTTTGGGTGGAAAAGAAGAACTGGTAGATGCCCTTGACAGGAGCCCGGAAGGTGAAGGTCTTCCTGTTGAAGGCGTGGCCCACGTTCACTGTGACAGAACTGTACTTGATGCGGTTCACCTTGCCTGTGATGCTTGTGGGGATGGCGGCGAAGAAGTGAACTTGTCTTTTTATCACTGAAAGAAAACATGAAATCAAAGGTCAGTTGAAAGGAAAAGGACTCAAGAGTTTCAAAATGTGGTGTTCATTATGAATAGATAAAAATAATAGTACTTTATTTAtacagcacatttcatacaataatTGCAGTTTAAGGTGCTTTACATGAAAtccataaaaacaataatacaaataataaaataaataattataataaaacccttctgagattaAAAAAGAAATAGtcaaatgctttggtaaaaataTAGATGGAATGGTCCTACTCACCTTTCTTCCTCTTACACGTCCAGCTAATTTTGTCTCTGCTCACACAACTTTCACTTCTCCTGCATCTGCCACACACGATAGTGTTCACGTCTGAGGAGAAAAGATCCTGATAAGTGTCCACCTCAGAGCTCTAcatccctgttcctggagatctTCTCGTCTGTAGGTTTGCACTCCAACTGTAATCTACCAATCTATTTGAAACACTAAATTAAGTTAGTTACGACAACAGCACCACAACATATCTTGATTACTGGTACCTGCACAGTAGGCCAGATGGCAGCTTGTCGGTTTGACAAACTGGTAGACATAGTAGTTTCCCCTACACTTCTTGACCTTGATGGGAGTGGACTTGAAGGCACAGCACTGCTTCTTCCAGTGCCCACAGACCCTGCGGCTCACGATGCCGTCACTCCTTCGAGGGTGGGAACTAGCCAGCCACAGGGGGGCGTGGGTGCCACACTTGTCAACAGGGGGACACCTCTCTGGCATCTGCAGGCTCTTCCCTTTGTAGAAGAGGCGGTACCACCCCTTCCAGTTGGCGTTACGGTCACACATCTTATGCTTGGTGCTGGTATTGGTGGCCCTCCATGTCTGGTCCAGGACTGTGTAGCGGTAGCAGGGGTCAAAGTTGGGCATGGAGTCTGTGTCTTCGGAAGACCAGCTTTCAATTTCTTGGGTGGTTAGAGGGTAGGGCGCGAGGGCAGTGCTacctgacagacacagagaagacaCAGGGAACGAGCAAGAGAGGAGCTTCTGAGAATTAGCCTGCGTGAATTCAAGGAATGTATTTACAGTTTATATTATGCACTGACCTATTGTCATGGGAAACTCTTTCTTCTGGCTTGACAGCATCTGTAGAACAACAGCACTGGAATGACTCCTTTGTTTATAGACAGATGTGGATAGGATCTAGATTATGTGAGTTATCTGACAGTTATTATATAGAGGTTGAGTGTTGTAAATTGTATCCATACGTGTTTCAAGGCCTCTTGCTGTTGCCTAATTGTTGCCTGCTCACGCCTCAACCTATCAATCTCCTGCAAAATGATAAAACAATCAACATAGATACAAGCAGCCAAGAATATTTGTTTTCTTAAACCGCTTTGTTATCTTAACATTTGACTGGGAAATGATTGTACCTTGTAGACCACAGCCAGTGTTGTCTGTGTTACCGATGGTTTCACTTCAAAGTCCCAAAGCTTTAGCTCTGTCTGGAAAATGAAATGTTCCCCAGCTCAAACCATGCAAAAACAGAATTTTTGAATAATTGCATGCTTACTGTTTGACTCTCTAACAGTGATCCCATGGGCTTTACATGCAGatgtttttgtatatttttttttacacggATCGGGGAAGATAAGAAAATATTTGATTAATAATGTATCCTTTCTATGATCCAAACGTCCTGTGTGCTTTGCAAGGTTTTGATCATTACACTGCATAGCTGATACTCACAGAGCTTGAGTTCCCTACCGACTCCACTATGCAGGAAGGCAACATGGTTACCACGCCAACAGCCATGACAACCACCTGGGGACAACCGTTACATACAAGTTATAGAAGACAGTCCTGGTCAAATGCAGCACATTGTTAGGAAAATATTGATGCACTATTTTACTCGTTTATCACTTGTATCACTCAGCAAGCCTCGTTGATACAATACAATGAATACATGATAATTAATGAGAGAAAAGTGCAAAAGTTTTACTCATGTCAAGGAGAATTATTTTAATAGGATTATAAAACTCCATTCTTACCGTCTTTATAGTCCAGATCTCAAAGCCCATGTTTTGATCCCTGTAGTCTCACCAGAGCCAAGCCTTCGGGACGATGTCCTGTCAGACGAGGATGTGGAAACAGAATAACACATCAAAAACATCTTGAGAATCtgtctaaatgtaaaaatccTGAAAGATTAGAAGTGATACAGCCTTCACTGAATCTCAAGTGTGTATTGTGGTATGAGTAATATTTTCTTTTTAGTTTGTGTAATGAGAAAACAACATTTCACCTATTCATGTGAGCATCTTCAAATAGCGAAGTCGAACAACCGATAGCGGGGTACCTTATATACGCATGTTCAGGTCTCTGTACTCTACAGAACATGGGGAAGTTGGAAGTTTCAGTTAAAAAGTATCTTGCACTCTCAGAAGGTTAAGGTGTTACTTTTCACGGCCAAAGATGCTGACCTACCCTTGATATTGTCACAATTTGCAGTTTTTGTCTGTGTGGTCAGCATTTGCCCATGTAAGTTTTCTCTAGCTATGGCACATATTCTATTCGTAACTGGAATCTTGAAACTCATGAGGTCTGAAATTGGTTTAATATATTATATTGACTATGAAGCTACTAATGAAATAAGAAAATAATTGAATACTGAGTTACTTAGTACTTGTAAGTACTGAGTACAATGTGTGGATCAAATGTTTAAAATAGCAATGGTTGGTCACAGATGCACAGTTCTTTCCAATATTTGTGCTGGTATAAATACAGTTGATTTGAGGGTTTTGGAAAGAGCAGCTATGTGTTTCTTAGAGTTTGAGACATGTTGCTTTATTAAGCAGCAATGGGACATGTTGTCCCTCATGATGTTTGCCAGCATCAGCACAAAGGAGGATACCAGTACCCATGAATCTAACCATTTTCTAATCGGCGTGTCTGTTATATCAGTCCTATAGGCGCACAATTATACTCATCAGTTTTACATTAACTCAATCCATACATGTTTGAAAATGTCTTCTGTATGAGTATCCACCTATTAAAAGGAACATAGAATCAGAAGATATTAAGACTGCAAAGGGGACCACCATGGGTGCAATAACAACAAATACCACTAGGGGGTAGTAATGGTGCATCATTCCTGCCCAATGTCATCTATTTACTACAGGGATGCAGTTGACAGTTAAGTAAATGGAAAAATACAGTTGTGTAAACAACTTTGACACATTTCTATGTGACACGAACCACTCCTTCCCAAATGTATGGTATGTCACAGTAAGGCAGGTAAAAGCCAGTGACAGCCGAACAAATGAGAGCATGTTGAGTGTCCAACCAAACAGAGGCTTGGTTATTATTCACCATGGTGTCAATAGACAGGGCACTAGGGTATAAACAGCCACCAGAACAGTTTCTGAAACCTGGTTCCCACAGCTTCTTTAGAAAGCTGTGTAGAACATGTACATTTCCTCCTCGACTGAATCACTCTCAGAAAGCAACTTAGCATGTGGGGTCTGAGTTGGGGCAGACAAAAGCATTAGTATGgaatgctttctatctctgaaCTGAGGCATGATGGTATACAGCTCACTGAGAGAGAACAGGCCTTATATGGatatctggataagagcagacgctcttacttacagtaagtacagggacgttcccccccgaggcaagtagggtgaagtgccttgcccaaggacacaacgtcatttggcacggccgggaaccttctgattataGCCCGCTTCCCTAACTGCTCAACCATCTGAACCCCAGTACCATGAACTTGAGGTTTGCTGGATGAAATGTTAACTAAAGTGAGACCAGGGCATCCTTTAAAATAAATATGGCATAATCCCAAAACAATAAAATGTATCACACACTAGTAGGTCACAACATGACTATTGCCACAGTACAATTAGTGCTCAAGTATAAGTACATGCTAAAACGCATCCACAGTAAAGGATAACAGAAGGGTTCTATTCTTGGAGTCCCCTGTAGGTTGTCTATGCTGCCATAGCAGTGCCAGGATACCACGTTTCCCTGCACCCGTTGGCCTCTAATAGCCAGTTGTTTAAACTCTGCTGCAGTGCAGAGGCCTCCCTTATTGGGCACTAGGCCAAAACCCTCTGTCAAACTAATTTAGCGACTTTCCCCATAGCTTCCCTAGTAATGCCATTGAAGCACGGTGACAATTAATGTAGTGACTTTAACTGAAGCTAAATGAGGGAGTGGAAATTCACACGTAGGGTAACGTCTCTATAATATCCCAGCGGAGCACAGTTCCTCAACTTGATAAGGTGAACTTGAACTTCAGTCTGGTGCACTGGTAGATAGTGACATAGATGTACTATGTGACTCTTAATGTCATCCTGTACTTAAGAGTTTGGTCTCTACATCGTGACTGATATCTCATCTTTTTTCTACCCGTTAATCTTCAATGGCTGGACACAAGGAATGGTTTCACAACAATATATTTTGTCAATAATACATATTTACTGTAATCATTTGGATGTAGAAATGTAGGTGATATGTACAGTATAAAACACTTACATAAAACCTTatttaaaatgatagaaaataaatGATGACTGAAAATGACTAAATCAGACCAGAAGGACTTTCATTGCCTCACATCTTAGGGTTCACAGGACAAGCTACA
This DNA window, taken from Hypomesus transpacificus isolate Combined female chromosome 13, fHypTra1, whole genome shotgun sequence, encodes the following:
- the LOC124475982 gene encoding uncharacterized protein LOC124475982 encodes the protein MGFEIWTIKTVVVMAVGVVTMLPSCIVESVGNSSSTELKLWDFEVKPSVTQTTLAVVYKEIDRLRREQATIRQQQEALKHMLSSQKKEFPMTIGSTALAPYPLTTQEIESWSSEDTDSMPNFDPCYRYTVLDQTWRATNTSTKHKMCDRNANWKGWYRLFYKGKSLQMPERCPPVDKCGTHAPLWLASSHPRRSDGIVSRRVCGHWKKQCCAFKSTPIKVKKCRGNYYVYQFVKPTSCHLAYCADVNTIVCGRCRRSESCVSRDKISWTCKRKKVIKRQVHFFAAIPTSITGKVNRIKYSSVTVNVGHAFNRKTFTFRAPVKGIYQFFFSTQTTSGGKTDLWLVVNGYWVSVSHTQVTSPSSVGSLRTYMTFLRRGGLVYVTQNCGNSWANAASSTIIFGGSLLSQ